In Thermococcus stetteri, one genomic interval encodes:
- a CDS encoding TldD/PmbA family protein has protein sequence MENLIRFGEKFFDELEIAVYRSREVSANVELNEISMASTRSGALTIVRGIKDKRLGLAIVDSDDPEKVKEAIEQAAKMAELNSPDEKWVSLPEPGKYREKPEPNYELKEASPDVLVEMLVRGIKLAREKDPSAVVAGGAGGVSWEERRMLNSHGIDVSQEGGASYIYFELVGRKGDVVTPGIFDFDARRDLNLDVEGVIERIVQKVKWAYNVMPSKNEEVPVILGPWAIAGLFGFALLPAFSGERLVKETTPLAGKVGEKIASEVITLYDNPFHPLALEPVIADGEGVPTRKNVLIENGVFKGFVWDNYWAKVYGTESTGNGIRDTKSGGITIGFHSTVIENGKRSLEDIISEIDRGYLVDGLQGAHSSNPDNGNFAVTANPAFLIEDGEVKGSTVFLIAGNVYELLKGASEVSKEQTVMPFMNTMITPHIKFENVKIAGK, from the coding sequence ATGGAGAACCTCATACGCTTCGGTGAGAAGTTTTTTGACGAGCTTGAGATAGCCGTTTACCGCTCAAGAGAAGTTTCAGCCAACGTCGAGCTCAACGAGATTTCGATGGCCTCGACGAGGAGCGGGGCCCTAACCATAGTCCGCGGAATCAAGGACAAGCGCCTCGGCTTAGCTATTGTAGACAGCGATGATCCTGAGAAAGTGAAAGAGGCCATAGAGCAGGCCGCGAAGATGGCGGAGCTGAACTCGCCAGACGAGAAGTGGGTCTCACTGCCCGAGCCTGGGAAGTACAGGGAGAAGCCGGAGCCGAACTACGAGCTTAAGGAGGCCTCTCCAGACGTCCTCGTAGAGATGCTGGTCAGGGGAATAAAGCTCGCCCGCGAGAAGGATCCGAGCGCCGTAGTGGCAGGCGGGGCGGGCGGCGTCAGCTGGGAGGAGAGGAGGATGCTCAACTCCCACGGAATAGACGTTTCCCAGGAAGGCGGGGCCTCGTACATCTACTTTGAGCTCGTCGGGAGGAAAGGGGACGTTGTAACTCCCGGAATCTTCGACTTCGACGCGAGGAGAGACCTCAACCTCGACGTTGAGGGCGTGATCGAGAGAATAGTTCAGAAGGTTAAGTGGGCCTACAACGTCATGCCCAGCAAGAACGAGGAAGTGCCGGTAATCCTCGGCCCTTGGGCCATTGCCGGACTCTTTGGCTTTGCCCTGCTCCCCGCATTCAGCGGTGAGCGCCTGGTCAAGGAGACGACTCCGCTCGCCGGAAAGGTCGGCGAGAAGATAGCGAGCGAAGTAATCACCCTCTACGACAACCCGTTCCACCCCCTTGCCCTTGAGCCTGTAATAGCGGACGGAGAGGGCGTCCCAACGAGGAAGAACGTTCTCATCGAAAACGGAGTTTTCAAGGGCTTCGTCTGGGACAACTACTGGGCGAAGGTCTACGGCACAGAGAGCACCGGGAACGGGATAAGGGACACTAAAAGCGGCGGAATCACCATAGGGTTCCACAGCACAGTGATAGAGAACGGGAAGCGCTCCCTTGAGGACATAATCTCCGAAATAGATAGGGGCTATCTAGTTGACGGCCTCCAGGGAGCCCACTCAAGCAACCCGGACAACGGAAACTTCGCGGTAACTGCCAACCCGGCCTTCCTCATTGAGGACGGTGAAGTGAAGGGCTCAACAGTGTTCCTGATAGCGGGCAACGTCTACGAGCTCCTCAAGGGGGCGAGCGAGGTCTCAAAGGAACAGACCGTAATGCCCTTCATGAACACCATGATAACGCCGCACATAAAGTTTGAGAACGTGAAGATAGCGGGGAAGTGA
- the pfdA gene encoding prefoldin subunit alpha — translation MAEETKKLEELAYQYQLLQAQAQLLAQNLELLTLGKNEFQAVKETLEGLKKEEGEVEILVPIGAGSFLKGKILDAKNAIVSVGAGYAVEKSLDDSIVYLEKRIKEYEEAIAKTQDALRKLEVQLGELAKKAQEIQQKQAMGFGVKK, via the coding sequence ATGGCGGAGGAAACCAAAAAGCTTGAAGAGCTTGCGTACCAGTACCAGCTCCTTCAGGCCCAGGCTCAGTTACTCGCCCAGAACCTTGAGCTATTAACTCTGGGAAAGAACGAGTTCCAGGCGGTCAAAGAGACCCTTGAAGGTCTCAAAAAAGAGGAGGGCGAAGTAGAAATCCTCGTCCCAATTGGGGCCGGTTCGTTCCTTAAGGGCAAGATCCTCGATGCCAAGAACGCAATAGTCAGTGTCGGGGCCGGTTACGCCGTTGAAAAGAGCCTTGACGATTCGATAGTGTACCTCGAAAAGCGCATCAAGGAGTACGAGGAGGCGATAGCTAAGACCCAGGACGCCCTCAGGAAGCTTGAGGTCCAGCTTGGGGAGCTGGCTAAAAAAGCGCAGGAGATCCAGCAGAAGCAGGCAATGGGTTTCGGCGTCAAAAAGTGA
- a CDS encoding SDR family oxidoreductase produces the protein MIKNKLVVVTGGAGFIGSHLAWELVKDNDVIIIDNLYTGKEENVPPGARLIKADIRDYEAIAELISNADYVFHEAAQVSVVESIRDPVFTEEVNVLGTLNVLKALIEGHGKLVFASSAAVYGDNSNLPLKETERPKPLSPYGVTKATAEEYLRVFHELYGLPVVSLRYFNVFGPRQSANQYAGVISIFINRALRGEPLIIFGDGKQTRDFIYVKDVVRANLLVAESKRANGRVFNVATGNETTILELAMKIIEITGTTSSIVFDKPRPGDIRHSRADISEIRKLGFEPAWSLEEGLKKTVEWYLKNKL, from the coding sequence ATGATTAAGAACAAGTTAGTCGTTGTTACAGGAGGGGCGGGTTTTATAGGCTCCCATCTCGCCTGGGAGCTTGTAAAAGACAACGATGTAATAATAATCGACAACCTCTACACCGGAAAGGAGGAGAACGTCCCGCCCGGTGCCAGGCTTATAAAGGCTGACATACGGGACTACGAGGCAATAGCCGAGCTAATAAGCAACGCGGACTACGTCTTCCATGAGGCGGCCCAGGTAAGCGTCGTCGAGAGCATTAGGGATCCGGTCTTTACCGAAGAAGTAAACGTCCTTGGCACACTCAACGTTCTCAAAGCCCTTATTGAGGGCCATGGAAAGCTTGTATTTGCCTCATCAGCCGCTGTCTACGGGGACAACTCAAACCTCCCCCTAAAAGAGACGGAGAGGCCGAAGCCGCTCTCTCCCTACGGTGTCACCAAGGCAACTGCTGAGGAGTATCTACGAGTTTTTCACGAGCTTTACGGTCTGCCGGTCGTTTCTCTCCGCTATTTCAACGTCTTCGGACCGAGACAGAGCGCCAACCAGTACGCGGGCGTCATAAGCATCTTCATAAACCGCGCACTGAGGGGAGAGCCTTTGATCATCTTTGGAGATGGAAAGCAGACGAGGGACTTCATATACGTCAAAGACGTGGTTAGGGCTAACCTCCTGGTAGCCGAGAGCAAGAGGGCCAACGGAAGGGTTTTCAACGTCGCAACCGGAAATGAAACCACGATCCTAGAGCTTGCGATGAAAATAATCGAGATAACGGGAACCACTAGCTCCATAGTCTTCGACAAACCAAGACCAGGCGACATAAGGCACAGCAGGGCCGACATAAGCGAGATCAGAAAACTTGGCTTTGAACCGGCGTGGAGTCTCGAAGAAGGACTGAAAAAGACGGTAGAGTGGTACCTCAAGAATAAACTGTAG
- a CDS encoding thiamine pyrophosphate-dependent enzyme, with protein MNVQLPTGRELFEPKRPGSQDIAWCPGCGNFGIRNILISALAELNLKPNQVAIISGIGQAAKMPHYINANGYHTLHGRAIPIATGVKAANPELTVIAEGGDGDMYAEGGNHLLHAIRRNPDITVLIHDNQIYGLTKGQASPTTMKGVKTPTQPWGVFEEPFNPVALGVALDASFVARTFMGYFKESVEIIKKAIKHKGLAIVDILHPCVSFNKVNTYAWYREHTYWMEDHDPYDREAAFRRAIESDPIPLGIFYINEKPTFEEMVPAYRKDKTPLWKREPKLDLVEKFFEERKL; from the coding sequence ATGAACGTTCAGCTTCCGACCGGGAGAGAGCTCTTCGAGCCGAAGAGGCCCGGGAGCCAGGACATCGCCTGGTGCCCTGGATGTGGAAACTTCGGCATAAGGAACATTCTCATCTCTGCCCTGGCCGAGCTCAACCTCAAGCCCAACCAGGTTGCCATCATCAGCGGCATCGGTCAGGCAGCAAAGATGCCGCACTACATCAACGCCAACGGCTACCACACGCTCCACGGAAGGGCAATCCCGATAGCGACTGGAGTTAAGGCGGCAAATCCAGAGCTTACGGTCATAGCCGAGGGCGGAGACGGCGATATGTACGCCGAGGGTGGAAACCACCTGCTCCACGCCATCAGGAGGAACCCGGACATAACGGTCCTCATCCACGACAACCAGATCTACGGTCTCACGAAGGGGCAGGCATCGCCGACGACGATGAAGGGCGTGAAGACGCCAACGCAGCCTTGGGGAGTGTTTGAAGAACCTTTCAACCCGGTTGCCCTCGGGGTTGCCCTGGACGCTTCCTTCGTGGCGAGAACCTTCATGGGCTACTTCAAGGAGAGCGTGGAGATAATCAAGAAAGCCATCAAGCACAAGGGTCTGGCCATAGTGGACATCCTGCACCCCTGTGTGAGCTTCAACAAGGTCAACACCTACGCCTGGTACAGGGAGCACACCTACTGGATGGAAGACCACGACCCCTACGACAGGGAGGCCGCCTTCAGGAGGGCAATCGAGAGCGACCCGATACCGCTCGGAATCTTTTACATCAACGAGAAGCCCACCTTCGAGGAGATGGTTCCTGCTTACAGGAAGGACAAAACTCCCCTCTGGAAGAGGGAGCCTAAGCTCGACCTCGTGGAGAAGTTCTTCGAGGAGAGGAAGCTTTGA
- a CDS encoding adenylosuccinate synthetase, with protein sequence MPSYIVVGGQWGDEGKGSIIAYLALKDEPEVIARGGVGTNAGHSVFINGKKYAVRQLPTGFMQTRARLLVGAGVLVDPEVFFHELEHLKDFNVAKRVGIDYRCAIIEEAHKQLDRSNHHLHEEIGTTGSGCGPANADRVMRRAKLAKDIKELEPYLTDVAEEINDALDEGKLVLIEGTQGFGLSLYYGTYPYVTSKDTTASAIASDVGVGPTRIDDVIVVFKSFPTRVGAGPFPTEMSQEEAERLGLVEYGTVTGRRRRVGWFDFEFARYSAKLNGATMLALTMLDKYDKDAFGVTDYDRLPKKAKEFVEEVEDRVGVPVGLIKTGPELEHVIDLRENI encoded by the coding sequence ATGCCGAGCTACATCGTCGTTGGCGGTCAATGGGGAGACGAGGGCAAGGGTTCTATTATAGCTTACCTTGCCCTCAAGGATGAGCCGGAGGTAATAGCCCGCGGCGGCGTCGGAACGAACGCCGGCCACAGCGTTTTCATAAATGGAAAGAAATACGCGGTGAGACAGCTTCCGACTGGCTTCATGCAGACTAGGGCAAGGCTTCTCGTCGGTGCTGGCGTTCTCGTTGACCCTGAGGTCTTCTTTCACGAGCTTGAGCACCTAAAGGACTTCAACGTTGCCAAGAGGGTTGGAATAGACTACCGCTGTGCTATAATCGAGGAGGCACACAAGCAACTTGACAGGAGCAACCATCACCTGCACGAAGAAATCGGAACTACCGGGAGCGGTTGCGGGCCGGCGAACGCCGATAGGGTCATGAGAAGGGCAAAGCTTGCGAAGGACATCAAAGAGCTTGAGCCGTACCTGACGGATGTTGCCGAGGAGATCAACGATGCCCTAGATGAAGGTAAGCTGGTCCTCATAGAAGGAACTCAGGGCTTCGGACTGAGCCTCTACTACGGGACTTACCCCTACGTCACATCAAAGGACACGACAGCATCTGCGATAGCGAGCGACGTTGGAGTCGGTCCAACCCGGATCGATGACGTCATCGTCGTCTTCAAGAGCTTCCCAACGAGGGTTGGGGCCGGACCCTTCCCGACCGAGATGAGCCAGGAAGAGGCCGAAAGGCTCGGCCTCGTTGAGTACGGGACTGTTACGGGCAGAAGGAGAAGGGTTGGCTGGTTCGACTTCGAGTTCGCCCGCTACTCGGCCAAGCTGAACGGGGCCACCATGCTCGCTCTGACGATGCTCGACAAGTACGACAAGGACGCCTTCGGAGTTACCGACTACGATAGGCTTCCAAAGAAAGCGAAGGAGTTCGTTGAGGAAGTAGAGGACAGAGTTGGGGTTCCCGTGGGGCTGATAAAGACGGGACCGGAGCTGGAGCACGTCATTGACCTGAGAGAGAATATCTGA
- a CDS encoding DUF2283 domain-containing protein: MKVRYDPRGDILYIEISSGKVAETVELDDDLLVDYDEDGNIVGIEIWRAREVLLGEMFRKIKELGLDLKTAEVEG; the protein is encoded by the coding sequence ATGAAAGTCAGGTACGACCCGCGCGGGGACATCCTCTACATTGAGATATCCAGCGGGAAGGTCGCTGAAACCGTAGAGCTTGACGACGACCTTTTGGTGGATTACGATGAGGATGGGAACATCGTCGGAATCGAAATATGGCGTGCCCGGGAAGTTCTCCTTGGGGAGATGTTTAGGAAGATAAAGGAGCTTGGTCTTGATCTTAAGACCGCAGAGGTGGAGGGTTGA
- the trm5b gene encoding tRNA (guanine(37)-N1)-methyltransferase Trm5b, which produces MLAVKVPKRDAEKTRRKLIELGVLAKGYSPKREGDFVLFPVIEPVEGFELVEAEFERTEMRPHSYREVVEVPEELRPLLPSSFDIIGDIAIIELPEELMKHGKAIGEAILKVHRHIKAVFAKGSKVSGEYRVRELIHLAGERRTETLHRENRIRLKLDVAKVYFSPRLATERMRVFEKTLPGEIVFDMFAGVGPYSILLAKKAKLVFACDINPWAIRYLEENIRLNKAFNVVPILGDVRKIAGKIEADRVIMNLPKFADRFLREAMLSVKSGGIVHYYGFGPEEDLFSEHERKIKDAARELGFEVEFLDERRVRPYAPRQFNIAIYFRVLK; this is translated from the coding sequence ATGCTCGCCGTAAAAGTCCCAAAGAGAGATGCCGAAAAAACGAGGAGAAAGCTCATCGAGCTCGGAGTCTTAGCTAAAGGATACTCTCCAAAGCGGGAGGGCGACTTCGTGCTCTTTCCCGTTATCGAGCCCGTTGAGGGCTTCGAGTTAGTGGAGGCAGAGTTTGAGAGAACCGAAATGAGGCCTCACAGCTACCGCGAGGTTGTGGAAGTTCCTGAAGAGCTCAGACCGCTCCTCCCGAGCTCTTTTGACATCATCGGTGACATTGCGATAATAGAACTCCCAGAAGAGCTCATGAAGCATGGAAAGGCCATTGGAGAGGCCATTCTCAAAGTCCACAGACACATAAAGGCGGTTTTCGCGAAAGGAAGCAAAGTCTCTGGAGAATACCGCGTGAGGGAGCTCATCCATCTCGCCGGCGAGAGGAGGACTGAAACGCTCCACCGCGAGAACAGGATAAGGCTGAAGCTCGACGTCGCTAAAGTCTACTTCTCCCCCAGACTTGCCACAGAGAGGATGAGGGTCTTCGAGAAAACCCTGCCGGGGGAGATAGTCTTCGACATGTTCGCCGGCGTTGGGCCCTACTCAATACTCTTAGCTAAAAAGGCAAAGCTCGTCTTCGCCTGCGACATAAACCCCTGGGCGATAAGGTACCTCGAAGAGAACATAAGGCTCAACAAAGCCTTCAACGTCGTCCCAATTCTCGGCGATGTCAGGAAGATAGCTGGTAAAATCGAGGCGGACAGAGTGATAATGAACCTCCCCAAGTTCGCCGACCGCTTCTTAAGGGAAGCAATGCTCAGCGTGAAGTCCGGTGGGATAGTCCACTACTACGGCTTTGGGCCAGAAGAAGACCTCTTCTCCGAGCATGAGAGGAAGATAAAGGACGCCGCGAGGGAGCTGGGTTTTGAGGTGGAGTTTCTCGATGAGAGAAGAGTCCGTCCATACGCTCCGAGGCAGTTCAACATCGCGATATACTTCAGGGTCTTGAAGTGA
- a CDS encoding ATP-binding protein — MLKREKVTIYRDVVERWRVGNLKALRFLFKLLASSSHATVTKLHSTMKSLGIAVGKPTLANYLEYLNDALVVFPLRAYVKSGKKRELLGFKPYFVDNGLLAVLGVRDWSRLLENLVFTELIKRGLEPNRDLFYYVTQEGREVDFILPGEELIQVSWKVHPGNEKRELSPLVNAADETGIEKLTLVTWERYPAESIKIGEKSIRVVPLEEWALE; from the coding sequence TTGTTAAAAAGAGAAAAAGTCACCATCTACCGGGATGTGGTCGAGAGGTGGAGGGTGGGCAACCTCAAGGCGCTCCGCTTCCTCTTCAAGCTTCTGGCCTCTTCGAGCCACGCGACGGTAACCAAGCTTCATTCCACCATGAAAAGCCTGGGAATAGCGGTTGGAAAGCCCACCCTTGCTAACTACCTCGAATACCTGAACGACGCCCTCGTGGTGTTTCCGCTCAGGGCGTACGTGAAGTCGGGGAAGAAGAGGGAGCTCCTTGGCTTCAAGCCGTATTTCGTGGATAACGGGCTACTTGCGGTGCTGGGCGTGAGGGACTGGAGCAGGTTGCTGGAGAACCTCGTTTTCACGGAGCTCATAAAGCGCGGCCTTGAGCCGAACAGAGACCTGTTCTACTACGTTACCCAGGAGGGCAGGGAGGTGGACTTCATACTCCCAGGGGAGGAGCTTATTCAGGTCTCGTGGAAGGTCCACCCCGGAAACGAGAAGCGTGAGCTCTCTCCACTGGTGAACGCCGCGGATGAAACGGGAATTGAAAAGCTGACGCTGGTCACCTGGGAGAGATACCCTGCAGAAAGTATAAAAATTGGAGAAAAAAGCATCAGAGTTGTCCCGCTCGAAGAGTGGGCACTGGAGTAA
- a CDS encoding TldD/PmbA family protein has protein sequence MEALEKALRWAEENLKAEYIELRYEDLRKTTLGLKDGVFTSFTGKLHRGVAIRVLADGAWGFASTSDLTNLEKKIEEAYKLAKAAAQTKKEKIELAEIKPVEDFVESKMRIKPREVDIEEKVSHLRELEKILKEDKAVKSVQIRYEDGGGKKLLLTNEGTRIEWDYNYLYQGAYVTGKADGKLAMARDSIGAVDYGWELMTEREPNEKVAERLKRKMWSQLKGVAPKRGEWPIVAGPIVVGIIAHEALGHLAEADLTINSPFKDLIGKQIAPEYVTMSERYVDGGFGNDKYDDEGVPVKDIHIIENGILKEIMLNREYAKKWGMEPNGHARAESYRYPPIIRMRNTVFEPGDHSFEELIEDIKFGYYVVDFRGGQAQLNSAFQVGIQEGYVIRNGEIAEPIRDTSITGVAIEALKKISAVGRDFGIEVGFCGKGQTAFVSSGGPHMRFDGGIIIG, from the coding sequence ATGGAGGCACTCGAAAAGGCCCTCCGCTGGGCGGAGGAGAACCTGAAGGCGGAGTACATAGAGCTCCGCTATGAAGACCTGAGGAAGACAACACTCGGCCTCAAGGACGGCGTTTTTACGAGCTTCACCGGGAAGCTCCACAGGGGCGTTGCCATAAGGGTTCTGGCCGATGGAGCGTGGGGCTTTGCCTCGACCAGCGACTTGACGAACCTCGAGAAGAAGATCGAAGAGGCCTACAAGCTTGCCAAGGCCGCGGCCCAGACGAAGAAGGAGAAGATAGAGCTGGCGGAGATAAAGCCCGTTGAGGACTTCGTTGAGAGCAAGATGAGGATCAAGCCGAGGGAAGTCGACATCGAGGAGAAGGTCTCTCACCTCCGCGAGCTGGAGAAGATCCTCAAGGAAGACAAAGCCGTAAAGAGCGTCCAGATACGCTACGAGGACGGTGGCGGCAAAAAGCTCCTCCTCACCAACGAGGGGACGAGGATAGAGTGGGACTACAACTACCTATACCAGGGAGCCTACGTCACAGGAAAGGCCGACGGCAAGCTCGCAATGGCAAGGGACAGCATTGGAGCCGTTGACTACGGCTGGGAGTTGATGACGGAGAGGGAGCCGAACGAGAAAGTAGCCGAGAGGCTGAAGAGAAAGATGTGGAGCCAGCTTAAGGGCGTCGCTCCAAAGCGCGGTGAGTGGCCGATAGTAGCCGGCCCGATAGTTGTTGGAATTATAGCCCACGAAGCCCTCGGCCACCTCGCCGAGGCTGATTTGACGATAAACTCACCCTTCAAGGACTTAATCGGCAAGCAGATTGCTCCGGAGTACGTTACGATGAGCGAAAGATACGTTGACGGCGGCTTTGGAAACGACAAGTACGATGACGAGGGCGTTCCCGTCAAGGACATCCACATCATCGAGAACGGAATCCTCAAGGAGATAATGCTGAACAGGGAGTACGCCAAAAAGTGGGGCATGGAACCAAACGGCCACGCGAGGGCCGAGAGCTACCGCTATCCGCCGATCATCAGGATGAGAAACACCGTCTTCGAGCCCGGCGACCACTCCTTCGAGGAACTAATCGAGGACATAAAGTTCGGCTACTACGTCGTTGACTTCAGGGGAGGACAGGCACAGCTCAATTCGGCCTTCCAGGTTGGAATCCAGGAGGGCTACGTCATACGGAACGGCGAGATAGCCGAGCCGATAAGGGACACCTCGATCACTGGAGTTGCAATCGAGGCCCTCAAGAAGATCTCAGCGGTCGGCAGGGACTTCGGCATCGAGGTCGGCTTCTGCGGCAAGGGGCAGACGGCCTTCGTCAGCTCCGGTGGTCCGCACATGCGCTTCGACGGAGGCATAATCATTGGCTGA
- a CDS encoding ATP-binding protein has translation MKYVERNVKVIFPKSRALAVVGPRRAGKTYFLFQLWDAIDSERKKSLYVNFEDPRLIGATSSDLIEMLRIYYSLLNHPKGTKLTLLLDEVQMVEGWEKFVRYLLDRGHRVVVTGSSSKLLSKEVATVLRGRAVTLNLYPFSLPEVLMVRGLKGELPSLETRGRTRGVLRECLEWGSYPETVLQPELRREILREILELTSSPP, from the coding sequence GTGAAGTACGTAGAGCGCAACGTGAAGGTTATTTTTCCAAAAAGCCGAGCCCTGGCGGTTGTCGGGCCGAGGAGGGCGGGAAAAACATACTTCCTCTTTCAGCTGTGGGATGCGATTGACAGCGAGAGGAAGAAAAGTCTTTACGTGAACTTTGAAGACCCGAGGTTAATTGGGGCAACTTCCAGCGACCTCATAGAGATGCTCAGGATTTACTACTCCCTTCTGAACCACCCCAAAGGAACAAAGCTTACCCTCCTGCTCGATGAGGTGCAGATGGTCGAGGGCTGGGAGAAGTTCGTCCGCTACCTTCTTGACAGGGGGCACAGGGTGGTGGTGACAGGCTCCTCCTCAAAGCTCCTTTCTAAAGAGGTGGCAACTGTCCTCAGGGGAAGGGCAGTGACCCTAAACCTTTACCCTTTCTCCCTCCCAGAGGTTCTCATGGTCAGGGGGCTAAAAGGGGAGCTTCCAAGCCTGGAGACAAGGGGGAGAACCCGAGGGGTTCTGAGGGAGTGCCTCGAATGGGGCTCGTACCCTGAGACCGTTCTCCAGCCGGAGCTGAGGCGGGAAATTTTAAGGGAAATACTGGAGCTGACCTCCTCCCCGCCCTGA
- a CDS encoding DUF4932 domain-containing protein: protein MNDYMKHRDKYKTFDDFMPELAKVIEKVYERTDGGKNVSGS from the coding sequence GTGAACGACTACATGAAGCACAGGGATAAATACAAGACCTTCGACGACTTCATGCCCGAGTTGGCCAAGGTTATCGAGAAGGTTTATGAAAGAACGGATGGAGGAAAGAATGTTAGTGGTTCCTAA
- a CDS encoding DUF4258 domain-containing protein, translating into MADVRFTGHAVEALRKKGIAEEDVISALQSPDIRAVDMLTGHFVAVRKNGRWLVVVYDAAHGGIEVITVYEVSRKTQIERRIKRGRWVEA; encoded by the coding sequence TTGGCTGACGTCCGCTTTACCGGGCACGCCGTAGAAGCGCTCAGGAAAAAGGGAATAGCTGAGGAGGACGTTATCTCAGCACTCCAGAGCCCCGACATAAGGGCAGTGGACATGCTGACGGGACACTTCGTAGCGGTGAGGAAAAACGGCCGCTGGCTGGTGGTTGTTTATGACGCGGCGCACGGTGGCATTGAAGTGATAACCGTTTACGAGGTCTCAAGAAAGACTCAAATAGAGAGACGCATCAAAAGAGGTAGGTGGGTGGAGGCATGA
- the trm10 gene encoding tRNA (guanine(9)-/adenine(9)-N1)-methyltransferase: protein MKTLADVFRETLEEKGISSVGTLSKRFRKSKNKLQDIAIEIVHGKGAIFKVPEKTAVAWDLNGNQVEGSYYAYAPLCMKDKFEPVLMPEELRRRLPDWPYFIIDLYHWDKHTRKEKGKICLQVNQSYGLLRDYLTGSELAVTWANEEFKEMFHGPLDRITAYEGPTSEFLKERGIDEVVLLDPWADEVLSERDFDVKAFIIGGIVDTGGNKKKTTPKIGEELESVGIRVRRRKIVLKGDVVGVPDRINRILGIILKMMIDGKSMDEAVYEMQEPLHARWRLRKELPKRVTRYVVDGRVYRVVEKELFEEYSKWLKIRWEDFVKVLRELDLVALERKRIHHLNKISNARIINGKLHRVILLKRVAMLCYNC from the coding sequence ATGAAGACCCTCGCCGACGTTTTCAGGGAGACACTCGAAGAAAAAGGCATATCAAGCGTAGGGACGCTCTCAAAGCGCTTCAGAAAATCCAAGAACAAGCTCCAAGACATAGCGATAGAGATAGTCCACGGAAAGGGGGCCATTTTCAAGGTCCCGGAAAAGACAGCCGTTGCATGGGATCTGAACGGAAATCAGGTTGAAGGTTCCTACTACGCCTATGCCCCCCTCTGTATGAAGGATAAGTTTGAACCAGTTCTCATGCCAGAAGAGCTGAGGAGAAGGCTTCCCGACTGGCCCTACTTCATAATCGACCTCTACCACTGGGACAAGCACACCCGGAAGGAGAAGGGAAAAATCTGCCTCCAGGTAAACCAGAGCTATGGCCTTCTGAGGGACTACCTCACGGGGAGTGAACTGGCCGTCACCTGGGCAAACGAGGAGTTTAAAGAGATGTTCCACGGCCCTCTAGACAGGATAACTGCCTACGAAGGACCAACCTCGGAGTTTCTCAAGGAGAGGGGCATTGATGAAGTTGTCCTGCTGGATCCATGGGCGGACGAAGTCCTGAGCGAGAGGGATTTTGATGTTAAAGCTTTTATAATCGGCGGCATCGTTGACACCGGCGGGAACAAGAAGAAAACAACGCCAAAAATCGGCGAAGAGCTGGAGAGCGTCGGCATTAGAGTTAGGAGGAGGAAGATAGTCCTCAAAGGTGACGTTGTCGGCGTTCCGGACAGGATAAACAGAATCCTGGGAATAATTCTCAAGATGATGATCGATGGAAAGTCTATGGATGAGGCCGTTTACGAAATGCAGGAGCCTCTCCATGCTCGCTGGCGCCTGAGGAAGGAACTGCCAAAGAGGGTCACTAGATACGTGGTGGACGGGAGAGTTTACAGAGTAGTCGAGAAGGAGCTTTTCGAGGAGTACTCAAAGTGGCTGAAGATCCGCTGGGAGGACTTCGTTAAGGTTCTCCGCGAGCTTGACCTGGTGGCGCTTGAGAGGAAGCGGATTCACCACCTCAACAAGATATCCAACGCGAGGATAATCAACGGCAAGCTCCACCGCGTCATACTGTTAAAGAGGGTAGCGATGCTGTGCTACAACTGTTAG
- a CDS encoding EamA family transporter produces the protein MRVIAYPSLGASLVLAGISPIFFKLALVQIKGEGLSLGAVKAFLTNKYAIIGLTFYALSSLLWLISLSDLPASLMYPLLNLAYVLTVLLASVYLKEPVHALRWIGVFLIIVGSILVGIN, from the coding sequence ATGAGAGTCATAGCATACCCAAGCCTGGGGGCATCTCTTGTCTTGGCCGGGATCAGTCCGATCTTCTTCAAGCTTGCACTGGTTCAAATCAAGGGGGAAGGTCTCTCCCTCGGTGCAGTTAAGGCGTTCCTAACTAACAAATACGCTATAATCGGCCTAACATTCTACGCCCTTTCCTCCCTCCTGTGGCTGATTTCACTGTCAGATCTGCCCGCAAGCCTTATGTATCCCCTCCTGAACCTTGCTTATGTGCTAACAGTTCTTTTGGCTTCAGTCTACTTGAAGGAGCCAGTCCACGCCCTACGCTGGATTGGGGTGTTTCTAATAATCGTGGGGAGCATCCTCGTGGGCATCAACTGA